The Coccinella septempunctata chromosome X, icCocSept1.1, whole genome shotgun sequence nucleotide sequence TCATCTAATTAACCAACTTCCAGCAAGCaacgattttcaattttttctggcTGATGACCATGTGAAACATCGCGGTATCAAGAGTACTTCAGCTCAGTCAATTCCTCATATACTGAcctttattaattcattaacggAAAAATTTGAATCGAAATGTTTTCAGGCGTGAAGACATGCCGAGGGTTTTGCATGGCAGAACGGATATCAGACTATTGCGAAGCTATTCTCGATGCCCCCGATCTGTGCAAGCCAGGGCTGAGGTGTTGCGTATCTAGCGATGCTTACGGGGAAAAAGCCCCTCCCAACTTGATCATTCCGAGCAAGACGAAAAACAACCATTCGATGACGGAAATAACGACAAGCAGACCTACACTGACAACAACTTCATATCCTGTTCGAGAAATCACAGCTCCTCCAACAAGGCCTACAAGACCTCCAAAACCTTGCAGGGGTGAATGTATCAGTGGTATTCTAGCCATAATATGTGACGATATAGATTCAGAAGCCGAGTGTCCGAACGAAGGAACGTGTTGTGTTGCATCAGCTTTGGACAGCTCGCCTACGACTACTACAACGCATAGAACCACAACGATTGACTCCAGACCACGTTGTCCTGGATATTGTTTGGTGAACATCATGGCTGCCTTCTGCGAAAGACCTTCAGTTTTGATACCACACACCTCCAACTGTAAAAAGGGATCTGTGTGCTGCGATAACACAAGAACGGCTGTCACAAAACCTAAACCGAGGCCTCACAATCCCACTCCTTCAACAACAACAACTGTTGATCCCAGACCAGAATGTCCTGGTTCCTGTATTGTGTCATACCTCAGTTTCACATGCTTCAGTAAGTTAGCACTTCTCCAATTGCCTACAAAGGGAtgctcaaaaataataaattttcaggAAACGCTGAAATGACTGATGTATTCAAATGCAGAAAATCAGGCACCAAATGCTGCGCTCCCAAGTCTCTAATCAAGGAAGCCATCAGTGGCAAAGACGAAGCAACTGAAAAAGAAAGCACAGTTCCACCAAAACCAAGCTACACAACACAAAAACCTGCAACGGAAGTAACTTGTGAGTTCAACTGAAAACATCATCCATTCAAAACAATTTTGAAACTGCTTTCATTCAGTATATGCGATTTGTACTGCTATAGTTCAAGTTTTTGTTTTTAAACGGATACGATTTTCAGCTACAGAGGTGTCCAAGACGAGCGCAAGCAGTGGAAGACCATTGGTGTACTCTAAATATGTCTGTGGTGTCAAAGGGACGTCGAGAGTAGGAAGAGTTGTAGGTGGTGAAGATGGTGATGAAGGAGAATGGTGTTGGCAGGTTGCTCTGATAAACTCTCTGAATCAATATTTGTGCGGAGCGGCCCTGATTGGTACTCAGTGGGTTCTCACTGCAGCCCATTGCGTTACTAAGTATGTGCTTTACTTTTCGATCTAACCTGAACTAAAAATAATCGTAATTTTTGTGGTTTTTAGTATCGTGAGATCTGGTGACGCAATTTATGTCCGTGTAGGGGACCATGACCTCACAAGAAAATATGGTAGTCCTGGTGCCCAAACACTAAGGGTGGCCACAACGTACATCCACCACAACCACAACAGTCAAACATTAGATAACGACATAGCTCTTCTGAAACTGCACGGTCAAGCAGAGCTCAAAGAAGGCGTTTGTCTTGTATGTTTACCAGCAAGGGGCGTCAGTCATGCTGCTGGTAAAAGATGTACTGTCACAGGGTATGGTTATATGGGAGAAGCAGGTCCTATACCTTTGAGAGTGAGAGAAGCTGAAATACCGATAGTTAGCGATGCCGAATGTATAAGAAAAGTGAATGCTGTTACTGAGAAAATATTCATACTTCCTGCTAGCAGTTTTTGTGCAGGCGGTGAGGAGGGCAATGATGCATGTCAGGTAACGTCAAAATTTTTCCCAATTTTGCTTGAAAAGCTGTTATTTTCCGAGTTATAGGCCGATTTTTATTTCCCAATAAGTGTTTGAATTTTGGTATTCGATTGAATTGAAACTCTGCAATTATTTGTCAAGCTGATACGAAAACTAGTGTTAGTAGTAgtacgaaaaaaaaacttttcaaaaaaaaacccGATGACATCCTaacaaaaattctcaaaaacttCACGGCAGTGCTCTTCTAATTTGCTTTTTTTTCTAGGGTGATGGTGGCGGTCCGCTGGTTTGTCAAGATGATGGTTTTTACGAATTGGCTGGATTGGTATCATGGGGTTTCGGTTGCGGAAGGGTGGACGTCCCTGGAGTATATGTTAAGGTCTCTTCGTTCATTGGATGGATTAATCAAATAATAAGTGTTAATAATTTATAAATTCTATTTATCCCTATAGAAaaccaaaaagaaaaaaattatctttccattcaatttatttatttttttagtcaATAAAATCCATAATTTAAGTGTACATATTTAAAAACATATACCAATCACAACATCACATGATCGTGAAATTGTTACCAAATGAGTATTTGCACTGAACTGCCGGTTTATCATAATTATCATTCCCAATGTAAAAttcttgtaaaataaaaatatttttctgtctTCAGTTAATTTCGAAAGCTTGTGTTACGATCACCACTGGAAACTGAAGAAATTCCGATCTTTGTGTCATTAACTCCGATAAATACATTTTTCTCGTCCAATGTTTCAATCTTCATCATTTCCGAATGATAAATAGAACGTACCATTCAAACTATCACTGATGAGTGGCAAAAGCGTTTCAAATATCGGTAATATGAGTGAACTCAAAAAATATTTCCACTAATAGAAGTCTTATCCGAGATCAAAATATTAACGGTAAAAACAATGTCAGTGTATAATCTTCGATTGCATTTATCCACCAAATGTTCAAAACAAACAACATTGAGGGTAGTTATAATACATATTTTCAACTTCTCCCATCCGAAATACATTTTTTAATACTACTCACCCTGTTTACTTGACCACCATTGCCTGTCAATCATTTTTTGTAGATTATTCACTCGTCAACAAACGATCGATTCACGATTCAACTCTCATTGTTGAAGCGGCACCTGCAATAACGATCGATCAACGTTATCAATAAAGTAATAAAGGAGGCTGCGTCGAGAGCGGTCCGAACATGTGGTATAAGTTTGGAAAACAGGCTCTTGGAAACATCGCGCTTCTCCGCCGAATTAGAAACGGAAAAACATGTGAAATTTTATGCGATGCAAAAAGTAGTTCCTACAGATAAACGCTTTTAACTCGGTAATGAAAGGAATGAATTATCTCCCGTAGGTTGTCCTCAATTCCACATACAGCCCAAAATGTAAATTAGAGTAAACTTTTGTCAGCGTTCCCTTTTGATATACTTGAAATTCTGGATGGAGGGACATTGGAATGCAATTAACACTAATTGCTTTGGAAAATTCTTCCAATATGTCCGTCAGAATCTAAGAAAAATCGgtaatttattgaaacattCACTACCCGTCTATGTTGGGGAAATCGACAAGTCCTATACTTAGAATCCAAAACGTGGTCAATGGATGAAAGATCTGCACATCCGACTCGGTTTTGTTCAAAACAGAAACTCTCGCCTAATATAGAGGGAAATTTGTAGGAAAATTATTCTTTCTTAATCTATTTAGACGGCGAATTATGGGAAATAGAGAAATGGTTTCGGTAGTGCGTCGGATGCATGCAGTGGCTTCAGAATGTGACCGCTCATACACAACTAACAAGCGCAAGTCACATT carries:
- the LOC123321326 gene encoding protein masquerade; its protein translation is MCKLAPLLWWSAFLSRVFAQDDSLAGDFFTGLLDTITSTANSKDCPGVCMHALATLICYDVLEDVPCPSPSMKCCVDVPPSNTTDKGSFYSNSSMITSTTTEMTTTELITTTTPAPETKSPEKEPALKQNSNNKTTNNKQQQSVKTCRGFCMAERISDYCEAILDAPDLCKPGLRCCVSSDAYGEKAPPNLIIPSKTKNNHSMTEITTSRPTLTTTSYPVREITAPPTRPTRPPKPCRGECISGILAIICDDIDSEAECPNEGTCCVASALDSSPTTTTTHRTTTIDSRPRCPGYCLVNIMAAFCERPSVLIPHTSNCKKGSVCCDNTRTAVTKPKPRPHNPTPSTTTTVDPRPECPGSCIVSYLSFTCFRNAEMTDVFKCRKSGTKCCAPKSLIKEAISGKDEATEKESTVPPKPSYTTQKPATEVTSTEVSKTSASSGRPLVYSKYVCGVKGTSRVGRVVGGEDGDEGEWCWQVALINSLNQYLCGAALIGTQWVLTAAHCVTNIVRSGDAIYVRVGDHDLTRKYGSPGAQTLRVATTYIHHNHNSQTLDNDIALLKLHGQAELKEGVCLVCLPARGVSHAAGKRCTVTGYGYMGEAGPIPLRVREAEIPIVSDAECIRKVNAVTEKIFILPASSFCAGGEEGNDACQGDGGGPLVCQDDGFYELAGLVSWGFGCGRVDVPGVYVKVSSFIGWINQIISVNNL